The following coding sequences are from one Gammaproteobacteria bacterium window:
- the bamA gene encoding outer membrane protein assembly factor BamA: MFYRFVLRFFVLICVFLNPNVLWAVDNTFVVEAIEVKGGERVSVGTVLNYLPMRVGERYEERDSGKLIRALFATGMFNDVSLARDDSTLVVTVVERPAISEIKIEGNEKLEDEQLTASLNSLGIAKGRVFNRSVLERVQQEIRRLYFSQGNYGMNIKTTVVPLERNRVDIQVMIQEGEESKIKQINIIGNRRFSDAVLLDQIESSESSAFSFFSSADQYSRTKLAGDLEILRSYYQDRGYINFKVLSSQISITPNKQGIYVTINIDEGEQYRVREVVLAGRFVLPKESLEKLLLIEKDDIFSRRQVTNATSKISERLGDDGYAFANIDVVPTIDDEARQVDLNIVIDPGKRVYVRRIIFSGNAKTHDTVLRREMRQLEGGWLSPSKVKRSRIRLQRLSYIEQVSLETPKVVGREDQVDLYVSVTERSSGSFSIGAGYSSTQGLLFNASLSQENLLGTGQRLKIAVDNSISNEQYSLSFTDPYHTEDGVSRTFSLLSRKTDATQLSTTADYRRDSYRLSLRYGIPVNEFTTVKLGGGLERSDIFSTENSSDEIKAFVGSSGKQRFDGSNIDASLSYDRRNRTVFAEQGWLHRLSLDWSLPSSDLEFYKLGYDFEYYYPVTDRYVLSLRSEIKYGEGYGSRIDLPFFEKYYAGGIRSVRGYEAYSLGPKDSRGEPAGGDFKTVSTLELIFPPPFVEEPGSTRISFFIDNGNVFTKAEDFQLTELRSSIGVAFLWLSPIGPLSISYGEPINIRSGDTEDKVQFTIGTLF, from the coding sequence ATGTTTTATCGTTTTGTATTGCGTTTTTTTGTGCTTATTTGTGTTTTTTTAAACCCAAATGTACTTTGGGCTGTTGATAATACCTTTGTGGTTGAAGCCATTGAAGTAAAAGGCGGTGAGCGGGTCTCTGTTGGCACGGTGCTGAACTATTTGCCGATGCGAGTCGGTGAACGTTATGAGGAACGTGATTCAGGTAAGTTGATTCGAGCGCTTTTTGCCACTGGCATGTTCAATGATGTCAGTTTGGCGCGTGACGATTCAACTTTGGTGGTGACGGTGGTGGAGCGACCGGCTATTTCTGAGATCAAAATTGAGGGCAATGAAAAGCTGGAGGACGAGCAGTTAACCGCTTCACTGAATTCTTTGGGTATTGCGAAGGGGCGGGTTTTTAACCGTTCTGTGTTGGAGCGAGTGCAGCAGGAGATTCGTCGTCTCTATTTCAGCCAAGGCAATTACGGCATGAACATCAAAACCACGGTGGTGCCTCTGGAACGTAACCGAGTGGATATTCAGGTGATGATTCAGGAAGGTGAAGAGTCCAAGATTAAACAGATCAACATCATTGGCAACCGGCGTTTTAGCGATGCGGTGTTGCTGGATCAAATCGAATCATCGGAATCCAGTGCGTTCAGTTTTTTTAGTAGCGCAGATCAATATTCGCGTACCAAACTGGCGGGTGATTTGGAGATTTTACGCTCCTATTATCAAGATCGGGGTTACATTAATTTTAAGGTGCTCTCTTCGCAGATCTCCATTACACCGAATAAACAGGGCATTTACGTCACGATTAATATTGATGAGGGCGAGCAGTATCGTGTGCGTGAAGTGGTTTTGGCAGGGCGTTTTGTGTTGCCCAAAGAGAGCTTAGAAAAGTTACTCTTGATTGAAAAAGACGATATTTTTTCACGTCGCCAAGTAACCAATGCCACCAGCAAAATCTCTGAGCGTTTGGGCGATGATGGTTACGCTTTTGCCAATATTGACGTGGTGCCAACGATTGATGACGAGGCGCGCCAAGTGGATTTGAACATCGTCATCGATCCTGGTAAACGGGTGTATGTGCGGCGGATTATTTTCTCGGGCAATGCAAAAACCCACGATACGGTTTTGCGTCGTGAGATGCGTCAGTTGGAGGGAGGCTGGTTGTCGCCCAGCAAAGTGAAACGCTCGCGGATTCGTTTGCAACGTCTGAGTTACATTGAACAGGTCTCTTTGGAAACCCCAAAGGTGGTTGGGCGTGAGGACCAAGTGGATTTGTACGTTAGTGTGACGGAGCGCTCTTCAGGCTCTTTCAGCATTGGTGCTGGTTACTCCAGTACTCAAGGTTTGCTTTTTAACGCCAGTTTGTCGCAAGAGAATTTATTGGGGACGGGGCAGCGGCTTAAAATTGCGGTTGATAACAGCATTTCTAATGAACAATACAGCCTCTCTTTTACCGACCCCTATCATACGGAGGATGGGGTAAGTCGCACGTTTTCCTTGTTGAGTCGTAAAACCGATGCGACTCAGTTGAGCACAACGGCAGATTATCGACGTGACAGTTATCGTTTGAGTCTGCGTTACGGCATTCCCGTGAATGAGTTCACGACGGTGAAATTGGGTGGTGGTTTAGAACGCAGTGATATTTTCAGTACTGAAAACAGCTCTGATGAAATTAAAGCCTTTGTTGGTAGCAGCGGTAAGCAGCGGTTTGACGGCTCTAATATCGACGCCAGTTTAAGTTACGATCGTCGTAACCGTACTGTGTTTGCCGAGCAGGGTTGGTTGCACCGTCTCTCGTTGGACTGGTCTTTGCCGAGCAGTGATCTGGAGTTTTACAAGCTGGGTTATGATTTTGAATATTATTATCCGGTGACGGATCGTTATGTGTTGTCGTTACGCAGTGAAATAAAATACGGAGAGGGTTATGGTTCACGCATCGACCTGCCCTTTTTTGAAAAATATTACGCTGGCGGCATTCGTTCGGTGCGGGGGTATGAGGCTTATAGCTTAGGGCCGAAAGATTCCCGTGGCGAACCGGCGGGTGGTGATTTTAAGACGGTCTCAACTCTGGAACTTATTTTCCCTCCGCCGTTTGTTGAAGAGCCGGGCTCAACTCGGATCAGCTTTTTTATTGATAATGGCAATGTGTTTACGAAAGCTGAAGATTTTCAACTGACGGAATTACGCAGTTCTATTGGGGTGGCTTTTTTATGGTTGTCGCCCATCGGTCCTTTGAGTATCAGTTACGGAGAGCCGATCAATATTCGCTCAGGTGATACGGAAGATAAGGTACAATTCACCATTGGTACCCTATTTTGA
- a CDS encoding OmpH family outer membrane protein gives MGKNRVAVTLVLLFSSLVLQAESTLKLGFVDIPYLIDKAPTAVEAALRLEKEFAPRQLLLQKQQKSLDEKRYLLEKEGLVMSIPKRRLLEKEIRRLKRKKDRNEQDFREDLNIQKNNEFKKVRRSVMEAIAQLAKDEQYDLILSDGVLFASKRTDLTQKLLNVLKSQLLLHSVPE, from the coding sequence ATGGGAAAAAATAGAGTTGCAGTGACCCTTGTTCTGCTGTTTAGCAGTTTGGTTTTGCAGGCTGAATCGACATTAAAACTTGGTTTTGTTGATATTCCTTATCTGATTGATAAAGCGCCGACGGCGGTCGAAGCGGCTTTAAGGTTGGAAAAAGAGTTTGCTCCACGTCAACTGCTGCTGCAAAAACAGCAGAAGAGTTTGGATGAAAAACGTTATCTGCTGGAAAAAGAGGGTTTGGTGATGTCAATCCCAAAACGGCGTTTGTTGGAGAAAGAGATCCGCCGTTTAAAACGCAAAAAAGATCGCAATGAGCAGGATTTTCGCGAAGATCTTAATATTCAAAAAAACAATGAGTTTAAAAAAGTGCGGCGTTCTGTGATGGAGGCGATAGCGCAATTAGCAAAAGATGAGCAGTATGATCTTATTCTCAGTGACGGGGTGCTGTTTGCCAGTAAACGCACCGATCTGACGCAAAAACTGCTAAATGTGTTGAAAAGCCAGCTTTTATTGCACTCCGTGCCAGAATAA
- the fabZ gene encoding 3-hydroxyacyl-ACP dehydratase FabZ: MSIHEVLEYLPHRYPFLLIDRVLDIELGSHLTAIKNVTFNEPFFTGHFPNRPVFPGVLMLEAMAQATGILVFKTQEKKPTDKSLYLFVSIDKARFKRQVEPGDQLTIKVKLLKQKRGMWKFATEAWVGDELACSAELMGAEREIDS; encoded by the coding sequence ATGAGTATTCATGAGGTGCTGGAGTATTTGCCGCACCGCTACCCTTTTTTATTGATTGACCGTGTGCTTGATATTGAGTTGGGCAGTCATCTGACCGCGATTAAAAACGTCACGTTTAACGAGCCGTTTTTTACCGGTCACTTTCCCAATCGCCCGGTGTTTCCTGGGGTGTTGATGTTGGAAGCGATGGCGCAGGCGACGGGTATTTTGGTGTTTAAAACCCAAGAAAAAAAACCCACCGATAAAAGTTTGTATTTGTTTGTTTCCATTGATAAAGCGCGTTTTAAGCGTCAAGTAGAACCCGGTGATCAGTTGACGATTAAAGTCAAATTGTTGAAACAAAAACGGGGTATGTGGAAGTTTGCCACCGAAGCGTGGGTGGGCGATGAATTGGCGTGCAGCGCAGAATTAATGGGTGCAGAGCGAGAAATTGACTCTTGA
- the rseP gene encoding sigma E protease regulator RseP: MSFIISLLAFFVALGILITIHEYGHFWVARKMGVKVLRFSIGFGKPLFSWQGKDGTEFVVAAIPLGGYVKMLDEREGEVAAEELDRAFNRKSVYARIAIVMAGPLANFILAIAAYWLMFVIGISSLLPIVAEPPKGTPAFEAGLHNEDQLISVNGQSVASWDQARLLLMEGLLDTDQPLPLRVERAVGGSELLLLDLQGRSFLKAEGDPLRQLGLSPWWPQVPPQIGQVLSGGAAEKAGLQVDDLILSADGVNIESWQAWVNYVRARPEQRMELRVKRNGDVIVLFLTPALKQLKTQHIGYIGAAETRALPLRQQRLMTEISYSPLEALQQAAEKTWQMSVITLQMLGKLLVGDASLKNISGPLTIAQYAGQSASVGLDHYLSFLALISISLGVLNLLPIPVLDGGHLLFFFIEVVKRRPLSEQTQMIGQQIGMFLLICLMGLAFYNDLARLLG; the protein is encoded by the coding sequence GTGAGTTTTATCATCAGTTTGTTGGCTTTTTTTGTTGCTTTAGGTATTTTGATCACCATCCATGAGTACGGCCATTTTTGGGTGGCGCGTAAAATGGGCGTTAAGGTGCTGCGTTTCTCCATCGGTTTTGGCAAACCGTTGTTTTCATGGCAGGGCAAAGACGGTACGGAATTTGTGGTGGCGGCCATTCCTTTGGGTGGTTACGTCAAGATGCTGGATGAGCGCGAAGGCGAGGTGGCAGCCGAAGAGCTGGATCGTGCTTTTAATCGCAAGAGCGTTTATGCCCGCATTGCGATTGTGATGGCCGGTCCTTTGGCTAATTTTATTTTGGCCATCGCCGCTTATTGGTTGATGTTTGTTATCGGTATCAGTTCATTGTTGCCCATTGTGGCAGAACCACCCAAAGGCACACCGGCGTTTGAGGCGGGTTTGCATAACGAAGATCAGCTGATTTCTGTTAACGGTCAGTCGGTGGCCAGTTGGGATCAAGCGCGCTTGTTGTTAATGGAGGGGTTGCTTGATACCGATCAGCCGTTGCCGTTGCGTGTGGAACGGGCGGTTGGTGGCAGTGAATTGCTTTTGTTGGATCTGCAAGGTCGTTCGTTTTTAAAAGCAGAAGGTGACCCGCTGCGCCAATTGGGACTGTCACCGTGGTGGCCGCAGGTGCCGCCTCAAATCGGGCAAGTGTTGTCAGGTGGGGCGGCTGAAAAAGCCGGTTTGCAGGTGGATGATCTGATTCTGAGTGCAGACGGTGTCAATATTGAGAGCTGGCAAGCGTGGGTGAATTACGTCCGTGCTCGCCCTGAGCAACGTATGGAACTGCGGGTGAAGCGTAATGGCGATGTGATTGTTTTATTTCTAACCCCCGCTCTGAAACAGCTTAAAACGCAGCACATCGGTTATATTGGGGCGGCTGAGACCCGTGCCTTGCCTCTGCGTCAGCAGCGTTTGATGACGGAAATTTCATATTCACCGTTAGAGGCGCTGCAACAGGCAGCGGAAAAAACCTGGCAGATGTCGGTGATCACGTTGCAGATGCTGGGTAAGCTGCTGGTGGGTGATGCCTCACTGAAAAACATCAGTGGGCCGCTGACCATTGCCCAGTATGCCGGTCAGTCGGCCAGCGTTGGTTTGGATCATTATTTGAGTTTCTTGGCGCTGATCAGTATCAGTTTGGGTGTATTAAATTTGTTGCCAATTCCTGTGTTGGACGGTGGCCATCTGCTCTTCTTTTTTATTGAAGTAGTGAAACGGCGGCCACTTTCAGAGCAAACACAGATGATAGGTCAGCAGATAGGGATGTTTTTGTTGATCTGCCTGATGGGCTTGGCTTTTTATAACGATCTCGCGCGTTTGCTGGGCTGA
- the lpxA gene encoding acyl-ACP--UDP-N-acetylglucosamine O-acyltransferase, which yields MIHPTAIIDPSATLAEDVSVGPYSIIGAAVEIGSGCEIASHVVIGDSTRIGKNNRIFQFSSVGEVAQDLKYAGEESFLEIGDHNVIREFVTLHRGTAKGGGYTRIGDHNLFMAYAHVAHDCQVANHTIFSNAASIAGHVKVDDYAILGGFTCVHQFSHIGTHAFSGLGTIINRDVPPFVMVAGNHASAYGINKRGLKRRGFSDELIQALHQTFKLLVKNRGARDEALLKVKLLAEEHQQVKDLLAFIEGSERGIVR from the coding sequence TTGATTCACCCAACGGCCATTATTGATCCCAGTGCGACACTTGCAGAAGATGTGAGTGTTGGCCCGTATAGCATTATTGGTGCGGCTGTGGAGATCGGTTCTGGCTGTGAGATTGCATCGCATGTGGTGATTGGTGATTCGACTCGGATCGGTAAAAACAATCGAATTTTCCAATTTTCCTCTGTGGGTGAAGTTGCACAGGATTTGAAGTATGCCGGTGAAGAGAGCTTTTTAGAGATCGGTGATCACAATGTGATTCGTGAGTTCGTCACTTTGCACCGAGGTACGGCGAAGGGGGGAGGATACACTCGTATTGGTGACCATAATTTGTTTATGGCTTACGCTCATGTTGCCCATGATTGCCAAGTGGCAAATCATACTATTTTTTCCAATGCCGCTTCCATTGCAGGTCATGTAAAAGTGGATGATTATGCCATTTTAGGCGGTTTTACCTGTGTGCATCAGTTCAGTCACATCGGTACTCATGCGTTTTCAGGTTTGGGCACGATCATTAATCGGGATGTGCCGCCTTTTGTGATGGTGGCCGGTAATCACGCTTCGGCTTATGGGATCAATAAGCGCGGTTTGAAGCGCCGTGGGTTTTCCGATGAGTTAATTCAAGCGCTGCACCAAACATTCAAGCTGTTGGTGAAAAATCGAGGCGCGCGTGATGAGGCGTTGTTGAAAGTAAAGTTATTAGCCGAAGAACATCAACAGGTTAAAGATCTGCTGGCCTTTATTGAAGGCAGTGAGCGTGGTATTGTTCGTTAA
- a CDS encoding cytochrome C, whose amino-acid sequence MRTKGFVYQIVLLGLLLWAPQSSAINFETLVMPGPLTKNHAKFEEKCENCHASFKKESQNKFCLDCHDHKNIKDDIQAKKGFHGRIKNASTKECKTCHSDHKGRDEDIMRLDPLNFNHRMTDFRLNGAHLKASCNACHTSGKPHREAPHNCIDCHKADDRHQGKLGDKCADCHSEQSWRQQEVFDHSKTDFPLKGHHKKVKCNLCHADEHYKDTPKTCVSCHKINDTHQGRYGKKCQSCHTERDWKKVKFKHDRDTKYRLTGAHKKVQCDTCHTGPKLYTKKKRKQTCNSCHKLDDVHKGRNGVKCQDCHTTKSWSGTDFNHDKDTKFPLIGKHTDLSCEGCHKGGVFEEQLKAECYACHKTQDVHRGQQGKLCQECHNEKGWGNELFFDHDITQFPLIGQHAVTPCEECHLSNEYQDASSKCNDCHEQDDEKHKGRLGDNCAQCHNPNDWKAWIFDHNKNTDYKLEGIHDKLDCHLCHRRTPIGGKIRLAHDCYSCHQSDDIHRGNFGRHCDRCHTGDSFSDIELQ is encoded by the coding sequence ATGCGGACAAAGGGTTTTGTCTACCAAATTGTGCTACTCGGCCTGCTGTTATGGGCACCTCAAAGTTCAGCGATTAACTTTGAAACCTTGGTTATGCCTGGGCCATTAACAAAAAATCACGCCAAATTTGAAGAGAAGTGTGAAAACTGCCACGCCTCCTTTAAAAAAGAGAGCCAAAATAAATTCTGCCTAGACTGTCACGATCATAAAAACATCAAAGACGACATTCAGGCCAAAAAAGGCTTTCACGGTCGAATCAAAAACGCCAGCACCAAAGAGTGCAAAACCTGTCACAGCGACCACAAAGGGCGTGATGAAGACATCATGCGTCTTGACCCGCTCAATTTTAACCATCGCATGACCGATTTTCGCCTCAACGGCGCGCATCTGAAAGCCTCTTGTAATGCGTGCCATACCTCCGGAAAACCCCATCGAGAAGCACCGCACAACTGCATCGACTGCCACAAAGCCGATGATCGTCATCAGGGCAAATTGGGTGACAAATGCGCCGACTGCCACAGCGAACAATCGTGGCGTCAACAAGAGGTCTTTGATCACAGCAAAACCGATTTCCCCCTCAAAGGCCATCATAAAAAGGTCAAATGCAACCTCTGTCACGCCGACGAGCACTACAAAGACACCCCCAAAACCTGTGTCAGCTGTCATAAAATAAATGACACCCATCAAGGCCGCTACGGCAAAAAATGCCAAAGCTGTCACACCGAACGGGACTGGAAAAAGGTCAAATTCAAACACGACCGTGACACCAAATACCGTCTCACCGGCGCGCACAAAAAAGTCCAATGTGATACGTGCCACACCGGCCCCAAACTTTACACCAAGAAAAAACGCAAACAAACCTGCAACTCGTGCCACAAGCTCGATGACGTACACAAAGGACGTAACGGGGTAAAATGCCAAGATTGCCACACCACCAAGAGCTGGTCAGGCACCGATTTCAATCATGACAAAGACACCAAGTTTCCGCTGATTGGCAAACACACCGATTTGTCTTGCGAGGGTTGCCACAAAGGCGGTGTCTTTGAAGAACAGCTAAAAGCGGAATGTTATGCCTGTCATAAAACCCAAGACGTGCATCGCGGCCAACAGGGCAAACTGTGCCAAGAGTGCCATAATGAAAAAGGTTGGGGTAACGAGCTCTTTTTTGATCACGACATCACCCAATTTCCGCTCATTGGTCAACACGCCGTCACCCCTTGCGAAGAGTGCCACCTCTCTAATGAATACCAAGATGCCTCCAGCAAGTGCAACGACTGCCATGAGCAAGACGATGAAAAACACAAAGGCCGCCTCGGCGACAACTGTGCTCAGTGCCACAACCCCAATGATTGGAAAGCGTGGATTTTTGATCACAACAAAAACACCGATTACAAACTGGAAGGCATACATGACAAATTGGATTGCCACCTCTGTCATCGACGCACCCCCATCGGCGGGAAAATCCGTCTGGCTCACGACTGCTACAGCTGCCACCAAAGCGATGACATTCACCGTGGCAATTTTGGCCGTCACTGCGACCGCTGCCATACCGGTGACAGCTTCAGTGATATTGAGCTGCAATAA
- a CDS encoding SPOR domain-containing protein — translation MSQHPLNRVRSARLLGSALLMLSLLSGFSISSVEAASAYAINLQSSQTQIKKPSQVKDYERYQLYTVRFKSKKDGKIWNRLRLGFFPSLAAARRALNGIKSQYPSAWVAKASKKEQQLANKQNNRKVAKQRPSKNPSLNKNTRNSKAKLSVAESQRIMKAARQAMTGKKYRRAISLLTHLHQNGHSSQQKDSQELLGLAYERKGQLAHAKAEYENYLRQYPKGKETQRVQQRLSGLLTAQVQPREKLRGSAKQRQDRKPKWRYFTNLSQYYSTANRNTTSNGSSTSEQTQSDLNTYISFSADRRGGRFEVSTDMNLDSRYEFPTDSLDTARDRTRLRSLYAEVVDKDTQLSGRIGRQRLNKYGVLGRFDGLLSGYSITQKIRTNAVIGFPVNTSDYAQINTDNPFYGASVEYGPYQENWDFTGYFIEQRFDALVDRRAIGGEARYLDKNRSLFTLLDYDIFHNELNTVLILGNWTLENKGRAYLSYSQLKSPTLLTQNAIGSSDLAGNQLLTLAELQQNFSDDQIYQLAKDKTEESRNLTLGWARPINKKYQYDTSLNVASLTGSSGQDISYNLQLIANNLLKKGDSGIVGLRVQNSDSSNVIYLSGNMRYPYNKWRFNPRLVVQKRDNKSLNSDSVVLTPSVRVDYRFKRDISFESELRMDITSDTDNAGGTTDTNEFYINLGYRWDFAN, via the coding sequence ATGAGTCAGCATCCACTCAATCGGGTGCGCTCTGCGCGCCTGCTTGGCTCAGCTCTACTGATGCTGAGCCTTCTTTCTGGCTTCTCCATATCCAGTGTAGAAGCGGCATCTGCTTATGCAATCAACCTACAATCATCACAAACACAGATTAAAAAACCATCTCAGGTCAAAGACTACGAGCGTTATCAACTGTATACCGTGCGTTTCAAAAGCAAAAAAGACGGTAAAATTTGGAACCGTCTGCGGTTGGGGTTTTTCCCCAGCTTGGCTGCTGCCCGACGAGCACTCAATGGCATTAAATCTCAATACCCCTCAGCCTGGGTTGCGAAAGCCTCGAAAAAAGAACAACAACTGGCCAATAAACAAAACAACCGCAAGGTTGCTAAACAACGCCCCAGTAAAAACCCCAGCCTCAACAAAAACACGCGCAACTCAAAAGCAAAACTCTCGGTAGCAGAGAGTCAACGCATTATGAAAGCAGCTCGCCAAGCGATGACCGGCAAAAAATACCGGCGAGCCATATCACTGCTCACTCATCTACACCAAAACGGTCACAGCAGTCAACAGAAAGACAGCCAAGAACTGCTTGGTCTTGCCTATGAACGCAAAGGTCAGCTGGCACACGCCAAAGCGGAGTATGAAAATTACTTGCGCCAATACCCTAAAGGCAAAGAGACCCAACGAGTACAACAACGCCTGTCTGGTCTATTAACCGCACAGGTGCAACCTCGGGAAAAACTGCGTGGCTCCGCCAAACAGCGCCAAGATCGCAAACCAAAATGGCGTTATTTCACCAATCTGTCGCAGTACTACTCTACTGCGAATCGAAATACCACCAGCAACGGCAGCTCCACTTCCGAGCAGACCCAGTCGGACCTCAACACCTACATCAGTTTTAGTGCCGACCGACGTGGCGGACGCTTCGAAGTCAGTACCGACATGAACCTCGACAGCCGTTACGAATTCCCGACCGACTCTTTAGACACTGCACGAGATCGCACTCGCCTACGCTCTCTTTATGCCGAAGTGGTGGATAAGGACACTCAACTGTCCGGCAGAATCGGTCGCCAACGGCTGAATAAATACGGCGTTTTAGGCCGTTTTGATGGCCTGCTCAGCGGTTATTCCATCACCCAAAAAATTCGTACCAACGCCGTTATCGGCTTTCCAGTCAACACCAGTGACTACGCGCAAATCAATACCGACAACCCTTTTTACGGTGCCAGCGTCGAGTATGGCCCCTATCAGGAAAACTGGGATTTCACCGGTTATTTTATCGAACAGAGGTTTGATGCGCTGGTTGATCGACGTGCCATCGGGGGTGAAGCACGTTATTTAGATAAAAACCGCTCTCTCTTCACCCTGTTGGACTACGACATCTTCCACAATGAACTCAACACCGTGTTAATTTTAGGTAATTGGACACTGGAAAATAAAGGCCGAGCGTATCTCTCCTACAGTCAACTGAAAAGCCCCACTTTATTAACCCAAAACGCCATCGGTAGCAGCGATCTTGCGGGCAATCAGCTTCTCACTTTGGCTGAACTGCAACAAAACTTCAGCGATGATCAAATTTATCAGCTCGCCAAAGATAAAACCGAAGAGAGCAGAAACCTCACCTTAGGCTGGGCACGTCCGATCAACAAAAAATATCAATACGATACCAGCCTCAACGTGGCCTCTTTGACCGGCAGCAGTGGCCAAGACATCTCCTACAACCTACAGTTGATTGCCAACAATCTACTGAAAAAAGGTGACTCCGGTATTGTCGGTTTGCGGGTGCAAAACAGCGACAGCAGTAACGTCATTTACCTCTCAGGGAACATGCGTTACCCCTATAACAAATGGCGTTTTAACCCTAGGTTGGTGGTGCAAAAACGCGATAATAAAAGCCTCAACAGCGACAGTGTTGTGCTCACCCCTTCGGTACGGGTGGATTATCGTTTCAAACGCGACATCAGTTTTGAAAGTGAGCTTAGAATGGACATCACCTCAGATACCGATAACGCTGGCGGCACAACGGATACTAATGAGTTCTACATCAATCTTGGTTATCGTTGGGACTTCGCCAACTGA
- the lpxD gene encoding UDP-3-O-(3-hydroxymyristoyl)glucosamine N-acyltransferase: MRFSLLDLADRFQLQLVGEAAIEVDRMEPLVSASAGALSFLSQKKFQPLLLKSAASAVILKPEWAESAPMAVLLSDNPYLSYAKIARLLHSVPIPAAGIHASATIDSKAQIDPTASIAAQVVIEAGVVVEAGCFVGAGSYLGERVHLADRVYLNPHVTIHHDCYLGKRVKVQSGTVIGAEGFGYANEEGRWLAIPQIGAVQIGDDVEIGANTTIDRGALEDTVIEEGVILDNLIQVAHNVHIGAFSAIAGCVGIAGSAKIGRHCTVGGAAGILGHLEIADYVNITAKSLVTSSIGEAGTYSSGTPLQPNRLWKRNRVRFSQLDLMARRLAALEKK; this comes from the coding sequence GTGCGATTTTCTCTGCTTGATCTTGCTGATCGTTTTCAGTTGCAGCTGGTTGGAGAAGCTGCCATCGAAGTGGATCGAATGGAGCCACTGGTGAGTGCTTCGGCGGGAGCCTTGAGCTTTTTATCGCAGAAGAAGTTTCAGCCGTTGTTGCTCAAAAGTGCAGCCAGTGCCGTTATTCTCAAACCCGAGTGGGCGGAGTCTGCACCGATGGCAGTGCTGCTCTCAGACAATCCTTATTTGAGTTACGCCAAAATTGCGCGGTTGCTGCATTCTGTGCCGATTCCAGCCGCTGGAATTCATGCGTCTGCAACGATAGATTCGAAAGCGCAGATAGATCCGACGGCTTCCATTGCCGCTCAGGTGGTGATTGAGGCGGGTGTGGTTGTAGAAGCAGGCTGTTTTGTTGGTGCAGGAAGCTATCTTGGTGAGCGAGTTCATTTGGCTGATCGGGTCTATTTGAACCCACATGTAACGATTCATCACGATTGTTACTTGGGCAAACGAGTGAAAGTGCAGTCGGGGACGGTGATTGGTGCTGAGGGGTTTGGTTACGCCAATGAAGAGGGGCGTTGGTTGGCGATTCCACAGATCGGTGCGGTTCAGATTGGCGATGATGTTGAAATTGGTGCCAACACCACCATTGATCGTGGCGCGCTTGAGGACACGGTGATTGAAGAGGGGGTTATTTTAGATAACCTGATTCAGGTGGCACACAATGTTCATATTGGGGCGTTTAGTGCCATTGCAGGCTGTGTTGGCATCGCGGGCAGTGCTAAAATTGGTCGTCACTGCACAGTGGGAGGGGCGGCGGGTATTTTAGGTCATTTGGAAATTGCCGATTACGTCAATATTACCGCCAAATCATTGGTGACAAGCTCTATTGGCGAGGCGGGAACCTATTCGTCGGGTACGCCTTTGCAGCCCAATCGGCTCTGGAAACGCAACCGGGTGCGTTTTTCACAACTGGATTTGATGGCACGCCGTTTGGCGGCTTTAGAAAAAAAATAA